Within the Desulfobulbaceae bacterium genome, the region TGGCTATGGCATTTTACGCGGAGCCAAGGTTCACCCAAGACATTGACATGATCCTGGAACCTAATGATTTTGAAAAAGCCCGCCGGATACTTGAGCAAAACGGCTATGTTGAATCGGCAACGCCCTGGAAGTTTAAAAGCACTCCGTTGACTTTACGGCGGTTTTTTAAAGCAATCAAAAACCTGATTAGCGCTAATCTTCCTCAACAAGCTCAACATCTCCAGAGGTTTTTTATCGGTGATCAATGATTTCGGACGGTTATAATTGGACAGTAAGGAGTTTTCATTTATACATAAGATAAAAAATCCCCCTGAATCCCCCTGTCATAGGGGGATTCAGGGGGATTTTGTGAAGTCTGAGACTAACTCTTATTAGTTGCCGGAGATAAAAAACACTTAGAGATTATCGAAAATGCACTTATTGCCGAAGGTGAACATGGAATTGTTCATGTTGCAGAAAAATCTGATATTATCTGGTTGAAAAGGCAAAGGAATTCACTCCAAGATCAAGCTGACATCGAAAGGTTAGAAGATGAAAAAAATTGAAAAAGTTTTCAGCCAGCTCAGTGAGCTATACGAATTTAATAAAAAACTACAATTGTATAGTTTTGCCGGGGATCAACGTGAAAAGGCTTCGCCA harbors:
- a CDS encoding nucleotidyltransferase family protein — its product is MNIFDEFAEIIKHLEHEEIRYALVGGVAMAFYAEPRFTQDIDMILEPNDFEKARRILEQNGYVESATPWKFKSTPLTLRRFFKAIKNLISANLPQQAQHLQRFFIGDQ